The Verrucomicrobium spinosum DSM 4136 = JCM 18804 genome includes a region encoding these proteins:
- a CDS encoding ABC transporter ATP-binding protein, translating into MSIAPDSPSAAVPGSVPVIVARAVAKKFGDFAALQGLDLEVRRGECVGLLGPNGAGKSTFIGCLYGAVLRTGGDLTVFGHDPAQNPRKIKERLGVVPQENALDEGLTVMENMRLYARFEGVDKKTALLRIDELLTHMSLDHKKQAPIKTLSGGMKRRLAFVRALLSDPELLILDEPTTGLDPAVRHLIWEKVISYRQAGKTVMVTTHYMHEAEILCDRIIILNRGAVVGAGAPRALIDKETPGFVATFAHDFDARIKSELRSGWELFHQGRQCCVRAPKIDDLLSLQQTLGTTALQLRPSNLEDVYLKLTGRELDDND; encoded by the coding sequence GTGAGCATTGCCCCTGACTCTCCGTCCGCTGCTGTCCCCGGCTCAGTGCCCGTCATCGTGGCTCGGGCCGTGGCCAAAAAGTTTGGTGACTTCGCCGCACTGCAGGGGCTGGATCTGGAAGTGCGTCGTGGCGAATGCGTCGGGCTCTTGGGCCCCAACGGCGCGGGCAAGTCCACCTTCATCGGCTGTCTCTATGGGGCGGTCCTCCGCACTGGTGGCGATCTCACCGTCTTCGGTCACGATCCCGCGCAGAATCCGCGGAAGATCAAAGAGCGTCTTGGGGTTGTCCCTCAGGAGAACGCCCTGGATGAAGGCCTGACGGTGATGGAGAACATGCGTCTGTATGCGCGGTTTGAGGGGGTGGACAAAAAGACCGCCCTGTTGCGAATCGACGAGTTGTTGACCCACATGTCCCTGGACCACAAGAAACAGGCACCGATCAAGACCCTCTCTGGCGGCATGAAGCGCCGGCTCGCCTTTGTGCGGGCACTTCTGTCTGACCCGGAACTCCTCATCCTGGACGAGCCCACCACCGGCCTGGATCCCGCCGTGAGGCATCTCATCTGGGAGAAGGTAATTTCCTATCGCCAGGCGGGCAAGACCGTCATGGTCACCACCCACTACATGCACGAGGCGGAGATCCTGTGCGACCGCATCATCATCCTGAACCGCGGCGCGGTGGTCGGTGCAGGGGCGCCCCGTGCACTCATCGACAAAGAGACGCCCGGGTTTGTGGCCACCTTTGCGCACGACTTTGACGCCCGGATCAAGTCGGAGCTCCGGTCCGGATGGGAGCTCTTCCACCAGGGTCGGCAGTGCTGCGTGCGCGCGCCCAAGATCGATGACCTCCTCTCCCTCCAGCAGACGCTGGGCACCACGGCGCTCCAGTTGCGCCCGTCCAATCTGGAAGACGTTTACCTGAAACTCACCGGCCGCGAGCTCGACGACAATGACTGA
- a CDS encoding ABC transporter permease, with translation MTDEFRTSFQLAWHVVVRNWVVYRKDFLANISPTLADPALMLTALGMGLSPFIGQIGGLSYAQYLAPGMVATTALFTAFFESSYGFYVKMTFESVFKAMLTTPIGVREVVMGEFLWGFIRAALMGGTVGVFLLLMGLLSNPWSVFLFPLIAGLLAVPCGAIGLLASAMVRNINQFQTVYSFLIAPIFYLSGVFFPLGDRPVLSVIVQFSPFYHGVRLLQLSAWGQWHPGEIAWHLGMLLLFTAGLCYWAYRKVVKILTT, from the coding sequence ATGACTGACGAATTCCGCACCTCCTTTCAGCTCGCATGGCATGTGGTCGTCCGCAACTGGGTGGTCTATCGCAAGGACTTCCTGGCGAACATTTCACCCACCCTGGCGGATCCCGCGCTCATGCTCACTGCGCTGGGCATGGGGCTCTCGCCGTTCATCGGGCAGATCGGCGGACTGTCGTATGCCCAGTATCTGGCTCCAGGCATGGTCGCCACCACGGCGCTCTTCACCGCCTTCTTTGAGAGCAGCTATGGGTTCTATGTAAAAATGACCTTTGAGTCTGTCTTCAAGGCCATGCTCACCACGCCCATCGGCGTGCGGGAGGTGGTCATGGGGGAGTTCCTCTGGGGCTTCATCCGTGCGGCATTGATGGGCGGGACCGTGGGCGTCTTCCTGCTCCTCATGGGGCTGCTGAGCAATCCGTGGTCGGTGTTTCTCTTTCCGCTGATCGCAGGCCTGCTCGCCGTGCCCTGCGGTGCGATCGGCCTGCTGGCCTCCGCCATGGTGCGGAACATCAACCAGTTCCAGACCGTTTATTCGTTCCTCATCGCGCCCATCTTCTACCTGTCAGGCGTGTTCTTCCCGCTGGGAGACCGGCCGGTGCTGAGCGTGATCGTGCAGTTCTCTCCCTTCTACCACGGGGTGCGGCTGCTCCAGCTCAGTGCCTGGGGCCAGTGGCATCCTGGAGAGATCGCCTGGCATTTGGGCATGCTGTTGCTGTTCACCGCTGGGTTGTGTTATTGGGCGTATCGGAAGGTGGTGAAGATTCTCACGACGTAG
- a CDS encoding DUF1501 domain-containing protein, with protein sequence MFPPNYLKRRWFLRDCGLGLAGIAANSLLAREASATASPAITGGTPRSHFPAKAKRVIYMFQAGAPSHLELFDPKPELTKRDGKLPPPELLYGYRAAFIKPNSALLGAKYKFTRHGASGMEISELLPHTASIADDLCLIRSMQTDAVNHAPAQILMNTGSQQFGRPSFGAWTLYGLGSECEDLPGYVVLTSAKGTSGGASNYGCGFLPTSYGGVPFRSAGDPVLYLSNPRGIDAAAQRASLDTLNELNRLALGDAGDPEISARIDAYEMAYRLQTSAPELMDLSQEPKPILEMYGIKDVKEASYARNCLLARRLIERGVRFVQLFHEAWDQHGNLTKAIKENCQNTDQASAALVKDLKQRGLLDDTLVVWGGEFGRTPMVQGGNDGRDHHNRCFTMWVAGGGFKKGHIHGETDELGFNVVRDAVHVHDLNATLLHQLGFDHEKLTYRFQGRDFRLTDVHGHVVKSVLA encoded by the coding sequence ATGTTTCCCCCCAATTATCTGAAGCGACGCTGGTTCCTCCGCGACTGCGGTCTCGGCCTGGCCGGGATTGCCGCCAATTCTCTGCTGGCCCGGGAGGCTTCGGCAACGGCGTCTCCTGCAATCACCGGCGGCACCCCGAGATCGCACTTCCCGGCCAAGGCGAAGAGGGTCATCTATATGTTCCAGGCTGGAGCGCCCAGTCATCTGGAGCTCTTCGACCCCAAGCCAGAGCTGACCAAACGCGATGGCAAGCTGCCGCCCCCGGAGCTGCTCTACGGGTATCGCGCCGCGTTCATCAAGCCCAACTCCGCCTTGCTGGGGGCGAAGTACAAGTTTACCCGGCATGGTGCCAGCGGCATGGAGATCAGTGAATTGCTGCCGCATACCGCCAGCATCGCGGATGACCTGTGCCTGATCCGCTCGATGCAGACGGATGCAGTGAACCACGCGCCGGCCCAGATCCTGATGAACACCGGGTCGCAACAGTTCGGCAGGCCAAGCTTCGGTGCCTGGACGCTCTACGGCCTGGGCAGCGAGTGCGAGGACCTGCCCGGCTATGTGGTGCTGACCAGCGCCAAGGGCACCAGCGGCGGTGCCAGCAACTACGGGTGCGGCTTCCTGCCCACCTCCTACGGCGGCGTGCCGTTTCGCAGTGCGGGAGATCCAGTGTTATACCTCTCGAACCCACGGGGCATCGACGCCGCCGCCCAGCGGGCCTCGCTGGACACGCTCAACGAACTCAACCGCCTGGCCCTGGGCGATGCCGGGGATCCGGAGATCTCGGCACGCATTGATGCCTATGAAATGGCCTACCGGTTGCAAACCAGCGCGCCGGAGCTGATGGATCTCAGCCAGGAGCCGAAACCCATCCTGGAGATGTATGGCATCAAGGATGTGAAGGAAGCCTCCTATGCCCGGAACTGCCTGCTGGCCCGCCGGTTGATTGAACGGGGGGTGCGCTTTGTGCAGCTCTTTCACGAAGCCTGGGACCAGCACGGCAATCTGACGAAGGCCATCAAGGAGAACTGCCAGAACACAGATCAGGCCAGCGCTGCACTGGTGAAAGACTTAAAACAACGCGGGCTGCTGGATGACACCCTGGTGGTATGGGGCGGCGAGTTTGGGAGGACGCCCATGGTTCAAGGAGGCAATGATGGGCGCGACCACCACAACCGCTGCTTCACCATGTGGGTCGCAGGCGGAGGATTCAAGAAGGGGCACATCCACGGCGAGACCGACGAACTGGGTTTCAACGTGGTGCGTGATGCGGTGCATGTGCATGACTTGAATGCAACCTTGCTGCACCAGCTCGGCTTCGATCACGAGAAGCTCACTTATCGGTTTCAGGGGCGGGATTTCCGTCTCACTGATGTGCACGGGCACGTGGTGAAAAGCGTGTTGGCGTGA
- a CDS encoding PSD1 and planctomycete cytochrome C domain-containing protein: MRRRPALSLLILLLPTAATLAAPVDFAREVQPILAEHCTHCHGQDEGTRKGGLRLDVREDALKGGKSDGPALSPGQPDSSSIIARVLTHDSDEVMPPPKEKKPLSNTQVETLKRWIIEGAPYARHWAFVAPVQSAVAPDAHPVDAMVRPKLTAAGLQPSPPAAAATLCRRIYLDLTGLPPSPGEVADFETAERQDRPTAIKKLVTRLLASPQYGEKWARHWLDAARYSDSNGYEKDLPREQWAWRDWVIRAFNADMPYDQFVTEQLAGDLLPQPSQDQIVATGFLRNSMVNEEGAIVPEQFRMDEMFDRMDCLGKATLGISLQCAQCHSHKFDPISHEEYFGIFAYFNNAYEAQSWVYTPGEQKQVAQVKATAREAEERLKRSRPGWPKEIADWETGLKAGKLAWTPLKATELGSTSGLNHPTQEADLSILTQGHPTTKGDIYALFEPTLKGATGLRLEALCHGDLPFRGPGRSKYGTWAISEMVVTTQAPGSEQWTPVKLTRATADFSETDGRMEEDWKADFDKEQKRVRGPVSYLIDGNDDTGWRADRGPGLRNQESVAVVQFEKPLDLPPGTKLKVLLKFYHSGSDNGRHNTQVGCCRVSLTETANPEAPPADYAAVLAMETAAEQRTAAQQEAIFTAWRKTVKEAAPMNDQIAAAWKKLPPATTSILHLAERRGNNLRPTHLLDRGSWDRPKQVITPHIPAALQIAGAASDQSAPGDRLAFARWLTNPRAPLTARVAVNRVWQALFGSGLVETSEDFGVRAPVPEHQELLDWLAVDFMNHGWSHKHLLTRVLTSGTYQQDSKVTPEARERDPHNRLLARGPRFRMEAEVLRDSALSVAGLLHLEEGGPSIFPPVPQSVLDYNYVRPTYWLPPTGPERYRRALYLFRKRSMPDPVMSSFDAPNGDSACARRPRSNTPLSSLTALNETIFVEAAQAMAQRVLREGGDDDAARANYAYRLCTSRPVQLAEQEQILNLVKVTRERLRKGELKAGEIAFSPFTKPELLPPNATPVDIATWTVVSRVLLNLDETMTKS; encoded by the coding sequence ATGCGTCGCCGCCCTGCCCTGTCTCTCCTGATCCTCCTGCTCCCTACCGCTGCCACGCTCGCAGCCCCGGTGGATTTCGCTCGTGAGGTGCAGCCGATACTGGCCGAGCACTGCACCCACTGCCATGGCCAGGATGAAGGCACCCGGAAGGGTGGTCTCCGCCTGGATGTGCGAGAGGACGCCCTCAAGGGCGGCAAATCCGACGGCCCAGCACTCTCGCCAGGCCAGCCGGACTCGAGTTCCATCATCGCACGGGTGCTAACGCATGACTCCGATGAAGTCATGCCGCCGCCGAAAGAAAAGAAACCGCTCAGCAACACCCAGGTGGAGACGCTGAAGCGGTGGATCATAGAAGGTGCCCCGTACGCCAGGCACTGGGCCTTCGTCGCGCCCGTTCAATCAGCTGTGGCACCGGACGCCCACCCAGTGGACGCCATGGTGCGACCGAAGCTCACCGCAGCGGGCTTGCAGCCCTCCCCTCCCGCCGCTGCGGCCACCCTCTGTCGCCGGATTTATCTGGATCTGACCGGGCTTCCCCCTTCACCAGGGGAGGTGGCGGACTTTGAAACTGCAGAGCGCCAGGATCGGCCGACAGCCATCAAGAAGCTGGTGACCAGACTGCTGGCCTCTCCACAGTATGGAGAGAAGTGGGCCCGGCACTGGCTGGACGCGGCCCGTTATTCCGACAGTAACGGGTATGAGAAAGATCTGCCCAGGGAACAATGGGCCTGGCGGGACTGGGTGATCCGCGCCTTCAACGCGGACATGCCCTATGACCAGTTCGTCACGGAGCAGCTGGCGGGGGATTTGCTTCCTCAGCCAAGTCAGGACCAAATTGTGGCCACCGGATTTCTCCGGAACAGCATGGTCAATGAGGAAGGAGCCATCGTGCCGGAGCAGTTCCGCATGGATGAGATGTTCGACCGCATGGACTGCCTGGGAAAGGCGACCCTGGGAATCTCCCTCCAGTGCGCCCAGTGCCACTCCCATAAGTTTGACCCCATCTCCCACGAGGAGTATTTCGGCATCTTTGCCTATTTTAACAATGCGTACGAGGCGCAGTCCTGGGTGTACACGCCGGGTGAGCAGAAGCAGGTGGCCCAAGTGAAGGCGACGGCACGCGAAGCCGAGGAGAGACTGAAACGCTCCCGGCCGGGTTGGCCAAAGGAAATCGCGGACTGGGAAACCGGGCTCAAGGCTGGCAAGCTGGCCTGGACGCCCTTGAAGGCCACGGAACTGGGCAGCACTTCGGGGCTGAATCATCCGACTCAGGAGGCCGACCTTTCCATCCTCACTCAAGGGCACCCGACGACCAAAGGCGACATCTACGCTCTCTTTGAACCCACCCTCAAAGGAGCCACCGGCCTGCGACTGGAGGCACTTTGCCACGGGGATCTGCCTTTTAGGGGTCCCGGCCGAAGCAAGTACGGCACCTGGGCCATCAGCGAGATGGTGGTCACCACCCAGGCACCCGGCTCAGAGCAGTGGACTCCGGTCAAACTGACCCGCGCGACAGCCGATTTCTCCGAGACGGATGGTCGCATGGAGGAGGACTGGAAGGCGGACTTCGACAAGGAGCAGAAACGGGTGCGCGGTCCGGTGAGCTATCTCATCGATGGCAATGATGATACCGGGTGGAGAGCAGATCGCGGCCCGGGATTGCGCAATCAGGAAAGCGTGGCGGTGGTGCAGTTTGAAAAGCCGCTGGACCTGCCTCCTGGCACCAAGCTGAAAGTGCTGCTCAAGTTCTACCACAGCGGCAGTGACAATGGCCGGCACAACACACAGGTCGGCTGCTGCCGGGTGAGCCTGACAGAGACCGCCAACCCGGAGGCCCCGCCCGCGGACTACGCCGCCGTGCTGGCCATGGAGACCGCAGCGGAACAGCGGACTGCCGCCCAACAGGAAGCAATCTTCACCGCCTGGAGAAAGACAGTGAAGGAGGCCGCGCCGATGAATGACCAGATCGCCGCTGCGTGGAAGAAGCTCCCTCCAGCAACCACTTCCATCCTGCATCTGGCTGAGCGTCGTGGAAACAACCTGCGCCCCACCCATCTGCTGGATCGCGGTTCCTGGGACCGGCCCAAGCAGGTCATCACGCCTCACATCCCGGCGGCGCTCCAGATCGCAGGGGCCGCCTCGGACCAGTCTGCACCGGGTGACCGGCTCGCCTTTGCCCGCTGGTTGACGAATCCCCGTGCACCTCTGACCGCGCGAGTGGCCGTGAACCGGGTGTGGCAGGCCTTGTTTGGCAGCGGTCTGGTGGAGACCTCGGAGGACTTTGGCGTGCGGGCTCCGGTGCCAGAGCATCAGGAACTGCTGGACTGGCTGGCCGTAGATTTCATGAACCACGGCTGGAGCCACAAGCACCTCCTCACCAGGGTGCTGACCAGCGGCACCTATCAACAGGACTCCAAGGTGACGCCAGAGGCGCGCGAGCGGGATCCACACAACCGCCTGCTGGCCCGGGGTCCACGTTTCCGCATGGAAGCGGAGGTGCTGCGAGACTCCGCTCTGAGCGTGGCAGGCCTGCTGCATCTGGAGGAGGGTGGCCCTAGCATTTTCCCGCCTGTGCCGCAGAGCGTGCTGGACTACAACTATGTGAGGCCCACCTACTGGCTGCCGCCCACCGGTCCGGAGCGCTATCGGCGCGCGCTCTATCTTTTCCGAAAGAGGTCCATGCCGGACCCGGTGATGAGCAGCTTCGATGCCCCCAATGGTGACTCGGCCTGCGCCCGGAGGCCCCGATCCAACACCCCTCTCTCCTCCCTGACGGCACTCAATGAAACGATCTTCGTGGAGGCAGCCCAGGCAATGGCGCAGCGGGTGCTGAGGGAAGGCGGCGATGACGATGCCGCGCGGGCAAACTATGCCTACCGCCTGTGCACCTCACGACCGGTCCAGTTGGCAGAACAAGAGCAGATTCTCAATCTGGTGAAGGTCACCCGGGAGAGACTCCGCAAGGGCGAGCTCAAGGCTGGCGAGATCGCCTTCTCTCCTTTTACCAAGCCGGAATTGCTCCCGCCCAACGCCACGCCGGTGGACATCGCCACCTGGACGGTGGTCAGCCGTGTCCTCCTGAATCTGGACGAAACCATGACAAAGTCCTGA
- a CDS encoding family 16 glycoside hydrolase, with protein sequence MRSILHCALLACPLLLPLVSLSASDQTPILGVPGKVIYESKLDVAPASPWRVAKGAWEVRNGTWHGSEKPEDHHGAVVRLPDKLPDFILDYEFLFDGARATSVSINAVKDHMARILITPASVTIQRDDNDHDGPDKAVIFARFSANFAPGTWHKVHLEMVGDTLYGRVDSHEAYGSSELFKSQKAAAGFTVGGQSVQFRNLKITEATPNPEWEAVKAKLPAPGTQMSPIVPARKGKPKPQAESSAPAAS encoded by the coding sequence ATGAGATCAATCCTCCACTGCGCCCTGCTGGCGTGTCCACTCCTGCTGCCCCTGGTATCGCTGTCCGCTTCCGACCAGACCCCCATTTTGGGTGTGCCGGGAAAAGTTATTTATGAGAGCAAGCTGGATGTCGCTCCGGCCAGCCCATGGCGGGTCGCCAAAGGTGCTTGGGAGGTGCGGAACGGCACCTGGCACGGCTCTGAGAAACCTGAAGATCATCATGGGGCGGTTGTTCGGCTTCCCGACAAACTGCCGGACTTCATTCTCGACTATGAATTCCTCTTCGATGGCGCCCGTGCCACGAGCGTGAGCATCAATGCCGTGAAAGACCACATGGCAAGGATTCTCATCACACCGGCAAGCGTGACCATCCAGCGCGATGACAACGATCATGACGGACCGGACAAGGCGGTGATTTTTGCCCGATTCTCCGCCAACTTTGCGCCCGGCACCTGGCACAAGGTCCATCTTGAGATGGTGGGTGACACGCTCTACGGCCGGGTGGACTCCCACGAGGCCTATGGCAGCAGCGAGCTCTTCAAGAGTCAGAAGGCCGCTGCAGGCTTCACCGTCGGTGGGCAGTCCGTACAATTTCGCAACTTGAAGATCACTGAAGCGACCCCCAATCCTGAGTGGGAAGCCGTCAAAGCGAAGCTGCCGGCGCCGGGCACCCAGATGAGCCCGATCGTGCCAGCACGCAAAGGGAAACCCAAGCCCCAAGCAGAGAGCTCTGCCCCGGCAGCCTCCTGA
- a CDS encoding sulfate adenylyltransferase subunit 1, with protein MDLLVNPTESSLLRFTTAGSVDDGKSTLIGRLLYDSKSIFEDQLLAVEESSKRRGDEHVNLALLTDGLRAEREQGITIDVAYRYFATPKRKFIIADTPGHIQYTRNMVTGASTADLAIILVDARHGVVEQTRRHTFLASLLRIEQIVLAINKMDLVDFSEERYNQILADFEQFRAGLENKVNVTVIPMSALNGDNVVDKSANMPWFTGKPLLEHLESVQVHVGESEGSARFPVQWVIRPQSDEYHDFRGFAGRMASGTFKVGDEITAYPAGMSTQITGIHTLEGAKEEAIPMLSYSLTLAHEIDISRGDLIAKADEPPQHSQHIDAMICWFTEKPLKPRGKFYLRHTTRTVRASVPDLLYKVNISTMERVPGPTEFGLNDIGCIRLRCASPLFFDSYATNRTTGSFILVDEQTNNTVAAGMILRAVGDDSTKSTDEFAI; from the coding sequence ATGGATCTTCTCGTCAATCCCACCGAATCCAGCCTCCTCCGCTTCACCACCGCCGGCAGCGTGGATGACGGTAAAAGCACGTTGATCGGCCGCCTGCTCTACGATTCCAAGTCCATCTTCGAAGACCAGCTTCTGGCGGTCGAAGAATCGTCCAAGCGACGCGGCGATGAGCACGTGAATCTGGCTCTGCTGACCGATGGCCTCCGCGCTGAGCGCGAGCAGGGCATCACCATCGATGTGGCCTACCGTTACTTCGCGACGCCCAAGCGCAAGTTCATCATCGCAGACACCCCCGGCCACATCCAGTACACCCGCAACATGGTGACTGGTGCATCGACGGCAGACCTAGCCATCATCCTGGTGGACGCCCGTCATGGCGTGGTGGAGCAAACCCGCCGCCACACCTTCCTGGCATCCCTCTTGCGGATCGAACAGATCGTCCTGGCCATCAACAAGATGGACCTCGTGGACTTCAGCGAGGAGCGTTACAACCAGATCCTGGCTGACTTTGAGCAGTTCCGCGCCGGCCTGGAAAACAAGGTCAACGTTACGGTCATCCCCATGAGCGCCCTCAACGGGGACAACGTGGTGGACAAGTCCGCCAACATGCCCTGGTTCACCGGCAAGCCGCTGCTGGAGCACCTGGAGAGTGTGCAGGTGCACGTGGGCGAGTCTGAAGGCAGCGCCCGGTTCCCCGTGCAGTGGGTCATCCGCCCCCAGTCGGATGAATATCACGACTTCCGTGGCTTCGCCGGCCGCATGGCCAGTGGCACTTTCAAGGTGGGCGATGAAATCACTGCCTATCCCGCTGGCATGAGCACGCAGATCACCGGCATCCACACCCTGGAAGGGGCGAAGGAAGAGGCGATCCCCATGCTGAGCTATTCCCTCACGCTGGCCCACGAGATCGACATCAGCCGTGGCGACCTCATCGCCAAGGCGGACGAGCCACCCCAGCACAGCCAGCACATCGATGCGATGATCTGCTGGTTCACGGAAAAACCGCTCAAACCCCGGGGCAAGTTCTATCTGCGCCACACCACCCGCACGGTGCGGGCGTCCGTACCGGACCTGCTTTACAAGGTGAACATCAGCACCATGGAGCGCGTTCCCGGCCCGACCGAGTTTGGCTTGAACGACATCGGCTGCATTCGCCTGCGCTGCGCCTCCCCGTTGTTCTTTGATTCCTACGCCACGAACCGCACCACGGGGAGCTTTATTCTCGTGGATGAACAGACCAACAACACGGTGGCAGCGGGCATGATCCTCCGCGCAGTAGGCGATGACTCCACCAAGAGCACCGACGAGTTTGCCATCTAG
- the cysD gene encoding sulfate adenylyltransferase subunit CysD, translated as MSSRLQSQTSSMSSSITHLQYLESEAIYILRETAAQFGKPAMLFSGGKDSIVMAWLARKAFHPAHLPFPLVHIDTGHNFPEAIEYRDWFVNEIKATLVVGSVQKSIDEGRAVEEKGHNASRNKLQTVTLLDTIEAHEYDACLGGGRRDEEKARAKERFFSHRDEFGQWDPKNQRPELWNIFNGRKNYGEHFRVFPLSNWTEMDVWQYIRQENIPLPNLYFSHQRRVIERHGQLLDAETGFVQLLDEEKPRIQEMTVRFRTVGDATCTGAVLSDASSIDDVVAEVAAARQTERGTRADDRRSETAMEDRKKEGYF; from the coding sequence ATGTCATCCCGCCTCCAGTCTCAGACTTCTTCCATGTCATCCTCCATCACGCACCTCCAGTACCTCGAAAGCGAGGCGATCTACATCTTGCGCGAGACGGCGGCCCAGTTTGGCAAGCCCGCCATGCTGTTCTCCGGCGGCAAAGACTCGATCGTCATGGCCTGGCTCGCCCGCAAAGCTTTCCATCCAGCGCACCTCCCCTTCCCGCTAGTTCATATCGACACCGGGCACAACTTCCCGGAGGCGATTGAATACCGCGACTGGTTCGTGAATGAGATCAAAGCCACCCTCGTGGTGGGCTCCGTGCAGAAAAGCATTGATGAAGGTCGCGCAGTCGAGGAAAAGGGCCACAACGCCAGCCGCAACAAGCTACAGACGGTGACGCTCCTCGACACGATCGAAGCGCATGAATATGACGCCTGCCTGGGCGGCGGACGCCGTGATGAAGAGAAGGCCCGCGCCAAGGAGCGCTTCTTCTCCCATCGCGATGAGTTTGGCCAGTGGGACCCCAAGAACCAGCGCCCTGAGCTCTGGAACATCTTCAACGGCCGCAAGAACTATGGCGAGCACTTCCGCGTGTTCCCGCTGAGCAACTGGACAGAGATGGACGTCTGGCAGTACATCCGCCAGGAAAACATCCCCCTGCCGAATCTCTACTTCTCCCACCAGCGCCGGGTCATCGAGCGCCATGGCCAGCTTCTGGATGCCGAGACCGGCTTCGTCCAGCTCCTGGATGAGGAAAAACCCCGGATCCAGGAAATGACAGTGCGCTTCCGTACCGTGGGCGATGCCACCTGCACAGGCGCCGTTCTCTCCGATGCCAGCAGCATTGACGATGTGGTGGCCGAGGTGGCTGCCGCCCGGCAGACCGAGCGCGGGACCCGCGCAGACGACCGCCGCTCTGAGACAGCCATGGAGGACCGCAAGAAGGAAGGTTACTTCTGA
- a CDS encoding phosphoadenosine phosphosulfate reductase family protein: MTPDQVAALNDTVKGLSPLELTRWAIEQAAGKAIVTTNFRPYEAVILHLATQAQADIPVLWVDHGTNLPETYRFAEKSRAQLSLNLRPYLPLMTAAHWLALNGGSIPMPDEVERVESFSRIMKLEPFERGMRELAPTVWITALRKEQNPQRAATLKPVMWDEKFQTLKVNPILDWTPVEMEAYLAEFELPNERTYYDPAKGDEKHECGLHAKLVTDVAKG, translated from the coding sequence ATGACTCCCGACCAGGTTGCCGCTCTCAATGATACTGTAAAGGGCCTTTCCCCCTTGGAACTCACCCGCTGGGCCATCGAGCAAGCTGCGGGAAAAGCGATCGTAACGACGAACTTCCGTCCGTACGAAGCGGTCATCCTGCATCTCGCCACCCAGGCTCAGGCAGATATCCCTGTGCTCTGGGTGGATCACGGCACCAATCTGCCCGAGACTTATCGTTTCGCGGAAAAGAGCCGCGCCCAGCTCTCTTTGAACCTCCGCCCTTACCTGCCCCTCATGACCGCCGCTCACTGGCTGGCCCTCAATGGGGGGAGCATCCCCATGCCGGATGAGGTGGAGCGCGTGGAAAGCTTCAGCCGCATCATGAAGCTGGAACCGTTCGAGCGCGGCATGAGAGAACTCGCTCCCACCGTGTGGATCACCGCTCTGCGCAAGGAGCAAAACCCGCAGCGCGCTGCCACCCTCAAGCCCGTGATGTGGGATGAGAAGTTCCAAACGTTGAAAGTGAACCCCATCCTCGACTGGACCCCGGTGGAAATGGAGGCCTACCTCGCTGAGTTCGAATTGCCCAACGAGCGCACCTACTACGATCCTGCCAAAGGTGATGAAAAACACGAGTGCGGCCTGCACGCGAAGCTCGTGACTGATGTCGCCAAGGGCTAA
- the clpS gene encoding ATP-dependent Clp protease adapter ClpS — MPSIATPDKQTLVETDPSVALDSPWHVIIHNDPVNLMSYVAHVIRKIFGYPDKEAQRLMLQVHQEGRSQVWTGRREKAEHYVRELHGHQLLATLEKSD; from the coding sequence ATGCCCTCCATCGCCACTCCCGATAAACAGACCTTGGTCGAGACCGACCCGAGCGTGGCTCTGGATTCACCCTGGCATGTGATTATTCACAACGACCCGGTGAATTTGATGAGCTACGTTGCCCATGTGATTCGAAAGATCTTTGGTTACCCAGACAAGGAGGCGCAGCGTCTCATGCTTCAAGTGCACCAGGAGGGGCGCAGCCAGGTGTGGACGGGGCGCCGGGAAAAAGCGGAGCACTACGTTCGGGAACTGCATGGGCACCAGTTGCTCGCCACCTTGGAGAAGTCAGACTAG